One window of Halopseudomonas maritima genomic DNA carries:
- a CDS encoding SDR family NAD(P)-dependent oxidoreductase has translation MSLCDLSNKRILLTQAGDFMGPALRQTLQACGAQVIADQRDFLDPKAPASLIKECGDIDVLLLNLGVPAPSTPADQVEDEEWGLLFRHMVDPLPRFARALLPTMTERGHGKIVLMGSASALRGMKRASSYSAARGAQLAWVQAVGAEVAAKGVQVNAIAQNFVDNPTYFPAEIQANPAFQARLQREVPLGRLVSADEDSHFAAYLCSDAANCFVGQVFPVCGGWSH, from the coding sequence ATGAGCCTGTGCGACCTGAGCAACAAACGGATTCTCCTGACCCAGGCCGGCGATTTCATGGGCCCCGCCCTGCGCCAGACACTGCAGGCCTGCGGCGCGCAGGTGATCGCCGACCAGCGTGACTTTCTCGACCCCAAGGCGCCCGCGAGCCTGATCAAAGAGTGCGGCGATATCGACGTACTACTGCTGAACCTGGGCGTGCCGGCCCCCAGTACGCCGGCCGATCAGGTTGAGGATGAGGAATGGGGCTTGCTGTTCCGCCACATGGTCGACCCGCTGCCCCGCTTTGCCCGCGCCCTGCTGCCTACGATGACCGAACGGGGCCACGGGAAAATAGTGCTGATGGGCAGCGCCTCTGCTCTGCGCGGCATGAAACGCGCCTCCAGCTACAGCGCCGCCCGCGGCGCGCAGCTGGCCTGGGTGCAGGCCGTGGGCGCCGAGGTGGCCGCCAAAGGCGTACAGGTCAACGCCATCGCCCAGAACTTTGTCGACAACCCTACCTATTTCCCGGCCGAGATTCAGGCCAACCCGGCATTTCAGGCTCGGCTGCAACGCGAAGTGCCGCTTGGTCGCCTGGTCTCGGCAGACGAAGACAGCCACTTCGCCGCCTACCTCTGTTCGGACGCCGCCAACTGCTTTGTTGGTCAGGTGTTCCCGGTCTGTGGCGGCTGGAGCCATTAA
- a CDS encoding alpha/beta fold hydrolase — protein sequence MRQSEQQLINVNGIDLSVHVAGPASGRPVWLLHGFPECWYSWRHQISALAAQGFRVFAPEMRGYGASSAPEAVEAYDLITLCADIQSAMNHYGHEQVAMIGHDWGAPVAWHLALLEPARVKVVCGMSVPFGGRPRQPAINMMRDAYKGKFHYILYFQTPGLAEAELAADIPRTMRLMMHGLSSQDSGSLVQDKPADADWLSDYQDPGSPPAWCSDEAFEVYVKTFEQSGFRGPVNWYRNFERNWERTEALAGRQIEQPALFLIGDRDPVGTLEAYTIKKMPGVVPKVEQHVIGDCGHWIQAEKPDEVNSHLLPFLERHFPAN from the coding sequence ATGCGGCAGAGCGAGCAGCAACTGATCAATGTCAACGGTATAGACCTTAGCGTTCACGTCGCCGGCCCCGCGTCGGGCCGCCCGGTCTGGCTGCTGCACGGCTTCCCGGAATGCTGGTACTCCTGGCGCCACCAGATCAGCGCATTGGCGGCCCAGGGGTTTCGGGTATTCGCGCCGGAAATGCGCGGCTACGGCGCCAGTAGCGCGCCGGAAGCGGTAGAAGCCTACGACCTGATCACCCTCTGCGCAGACATCCAGAGCGCGATGAATCACTACGGTCACGAGCAGGTAGCGATGATCGGCCATGATTGGGGCGCACCGGTTGCCTGGCACCTGGCGCTGCTGGAGCCGGCCCGGGTAAAGGTCGTCTGCGGTATGTCGGTGCCCTTTGGCGGGCGTCCGCGCCAACCGGCCATCAACATGATGCGCGACGCCTACAAAGGAAAATTTCATTACATCCTCTATTTCCAGACACCCGGCCTGGCCGAAGCCGAACTGGCGGCCGATATCCCACGCACCATGCGCCTGATGATGCACGGCCTGAGCAGCCAGGACAGCGGCTCGCTGGTGCAGGACAAGCCGGCCGATGCCGACTGGCTAAGCGACTATCAAGACCCGGGCTCTCCCCCGGCCTGGTGCTCGGATGAAGCGTTTGAGGTGTACGTCAAAACCTTCGAGCAAAGCGGCTTTCGCGGCCCGGTCAACTGGTACCGCAACTTTGAACGAAACTGGGAGCGCACCGAAGCCCTGGCTGGCCGGCAGATCGAGCAGCCCGCGCTGTTTCTGATCGGCGACCGCGACCCGGTCGGCACCCTGGAGGCCTACACCATCAAGAAGATGCCGGGCGTGGTGCCCAAGGTTGAGCAGCACGTGATCGGCGACTGCGGCCACTGGATTCAGGCCGAGAAGCCGGATGAGGTCAACAGCCACCTACTGCCATTTCTGGAACGCCACTTTCCGGCCAACTGA